A single genomic interval of Spirosoma linguale DSM 74 harbors:
- a CDS encoding diacylglycerol kinase catalytic region (PFAM: diacylglycerol kinase catalytic region~SMART: diacylglycerol kinase catalytic region~KEGG: rpt:Rpal_2791 diacylglycerol kinase catalytic region): protein MTFLFAINPVSGGEEKTAWEEGIQSYFADKPHTVHLFHLNGKTDDEQIRQQLEAHKPDRVVAVGGDGTIKIVATALLDSGIPLGVLPAGSANGMARELGIPPDVEGSLDVLINGIEKATDIIAVNDNDVCLHLSDIGLNAQLVQHYEKNNLRGKLGYLRSVVNVLQKRRLLRVAVTIGDECVQRAAFMIVLANARMYGTGAVINPDGTPFDGQFEVVIFRRLTFWEIIKLFWRYQPFNPKNIEIYPATSVTIETHRKAYFQIDGEYRGRITSLNATIKPGALTMLVPAPTP from the coding sequence TTGACCTTTTTATTCGCCATTAACCCCGTTTCGGGCGGGGAAGAAAAAACTGCCTGGGAAGAAGGTATCCAGTCATACTTTGCCGATAAACCCCATACTGTTCACTTATTTCATCTCAATGGGAAAACCGATGATGAACAGATTAGGCAGCAACTCGAAGCGCACAAACCCGACCGCGTGGTAGCCGTGGGTGGCGATGGAACCATCAAGATTGTGGCAACGGCCCTGCTCGATAGTGGTATTCCCCTTGGTGTTCTGCCCGCCGGTTCCGCCAACGGCATGGCGCGTGAGCTGGGCATCCCACCCGATGTTGAGGGTAGTCTGGATGTGCTGATAAATGGAATCGAGAAAGCCACCGACATCATAGCCGTCAACGACAACGACGTTTGTCTGCACCTGAGCGATATTGGTCTGAACGCGCAGTTGGTCCAGCACTACGAAAAAAACAACCTGCGGGGCAAACTTGGCTACCTCCGCAGTGTGGTCAATGTACTTCAAAAACGACGGTTACTCCGCGTAGCCGTTACCATTGGTGATGAATGCGTGCAGCGGGCTGCCTTCATGATTGTACTAGCCAATGCCCGCATGTACGGAACAGGTGCGGTTATTAACCCGGATGGTACCCCCTTCGACGGCCAGTTTGAAGTCGTCATCTTCCGTCGATTGACGTTCTGGGAAATAATCAAGCTTTTCTGGCGCTACCAGCCATTTAACCCCAAAAACATAGAAATTTATCCGGCTACATCGGTCACGATTGAGACCCACCGGAAAGCGTATTTCCAGATCGACGGCGAATATCGGGGGCGAATCACGAGTCTCAACGCAACTATTAAACCGGGTGCCCTGACTATGCTTGTTCCGGCTCCGACGCCGTAA
- a CDS encoding formate dehydrogenase family accessory protein FdhD (TIGRFAM: formate dehydrogenase family accessory protein FdhD~PFAM: formate dehydrogenase subunit FdhD~KEGG: scl:sce9192 formate dehydrogenase) yields MSLVAPVTVHKISGESLTEAPDLLAVEEPLEIRLGFGPATNREQRSVSVTMRTPGHDEELAMGFLFTEGIVQRPADIVSCRHCVQDAEKEGNVLRVELHPDVVVDWARLERNTFTSSSCGLCGKATIEAVMALTPGPLLSDFSVEPAILHALPDRVRQIQRAFAYTGGIHAAALFDADGKLLLVREDIGRHNALDKLIGAAFWQNWLPLAQHAVFLSGRIGVELVQKSWLAGVPLLAAVGAPSSLAVQMAKEAHMTMAGFVRDNRFNIYSEPKRVRVNQLV; encoded by the coding sequence ATGTCTCTTGTTGCGCCGGTTACTGTTCATAAAATTTCGGGTGAAAGTCTTACGGAAGCTCCCGATTTGCTCGCTGTTGAAGAGCCGCTGGAAATACGCCTTGGCTTTGGCCCTGCTACCAATCGGGAGCAACGCTCCGTATCGGTCACCATGCGAACACCCGGCCACGATGAAGAACTGGCGATGGGTTTCTTATTTACTGAAGGCATCGTTCAACGTCCGGCCGATATTGTCTCCTGCCGACATTGCGTTCAGGATGCCGAGAAGGAAGGCAATGTGCTCAGGGTAGAACTGCACCCCGATGTTGTTGTCGACTGGGCACGGCTGGAGCGAAACACCTTCACCTCGTCCAGTTGCGGGTTGTGTGGAAAAGCCACTATCGAAGCGGTTATGGCACTCACACCGGGTCCGCTGTTGAGCGATTTCTCGGTCGAGCCAGCCATTCTTCATGCGTTACCGGATCGGGTACGCCAAATACAACGGGCGTTCGCCTATACCGGCGGTATTCATGCCGCTGCCCTGTTCGATGCGGACGGTAAGCTGCTGCTCGTCCGGGAGGATATTGGTCGTCATAATGCGTTGGATAAACTTATCGGAGCGGCTTTCTGGCAAAACTGGCTTCCCCTGGCTCAACACGCCGTTTTTCTGAGTGGCCGTATTGGAGTCGAACTGGTTCAGAAAAGTTGGCTGGCTGGTGTGCCCCTGCTGGCTGCCGTAGGCGCTCCGTCAAGCCTTGCCGTTCAGATGGCGAAAGAAGCCCACATGACAATGGCGGGCTTTGTCCGTGATAACCGCTTCAATATTTACAGCGAACCCAAACGAGTGCGGGTGAATCAGTTGGTCTGA